The following proteins are encoded in a genomic region of Paenibacillus sp. FSL R7-0273:
- a CDS encoding flagellar protein FlaG yields the protein MDVQFSLSAKSVERSISNVRNESASNKDDINRIAQATSASELTAMEKQGVKVPVGEEQLIRTIARAVKALEGPTTSLEISIHEKTHALMVKVMNKETGELIREVPPEKTLDLVAKMMEIAGILIDEKV from the coding sequence ATGGACGTTCAGTTTTCTCTATCCGCTAAATCGGTAGAGCGCAGCATTAGTAATGTGAGAAATGAATCAGCCTCAAACAAGGATGATATTAACAGGATAGCGCAAGCCACAAGTGCTTCTGAACTGACTGCTATGGAAAAGCAGGGAGTCAAGGTGCCGGTTGGAGAAGAGCAGCTAATCCGAACTATTGCTCGTGCAGTAAAGGCATTGGAAGGGCCAACTACCTCTTTAGAGATAAGCATACATGAGAAGACCCATGCCCTGATGGTAAAGGTAATGAATAAAGAAACAGGCGAGTTAATACGGGAGGTTCCGCCAGAAAAAACGCTGGATCTTGTCGCAAAGATGATGGAAATAGCCGGCATTCTTATTGATGAAAAAGTATAA